Within the Saccharomonospora amisosensis genome, the region CCTGGCCGATGGCACCACGTACATGCGCTTCAGCTCCGCATCACCGGGCAGGAACTGGGGCGAGGGTCCCTCATGCGCGCGCCAGCCGCCGCACGCCACCGGCGCGCCCTCGAGGTAGCCGATGATGAAAAGCCCGTTCGGTGGCGCGAACTCCGACACGTCGACGGGCGTCACATCCGGATCGCCGTAGCGGGTCACGTACTCCTGCTGCACCTCGTTGATGAGCTTCACCGCGTCGGGGTGGTCGAACGGCACGGTACGGATGTCCAACCCGGTCATC harbors:
- a CDS encoding GNAT family N-acetyltransferase; amino-acid sequence: MDIRTVPFDHPDAVKLINEVQQEYVTRYGDPDVTPVDVSEFAPPNGLFIIGYLEGAPVACGGWRAHEGPSPQFLPGDAELKRMYVVPSARGRGLSRVLLAELERTAVDAGRKRVVLETGTRQPEAIALYRSSGYTDIAKFGHYRDDPLSVCLAKGL